From Candidatus Xianfuyuplasma coldseepsis:
ATTGTTAAGAATCGTTTCTAAAAATTCGGTTTCCTCCACGCTATATGGTGTATCATCAATTCGACTGGAGATGATAATCATCCCAAGTAAGGTATCCGAATAGCGTATCGGGGCAATAATTTCAGTGTTCAACCATTTTATCAATGCTTTTTCCGAATCCCACATCCCTTTAAACAAAACATGATTATCTAGGTGTGTTTTTAATAATATTCCCGATTCACGTAAAAACCACTTAATAACGGGATGGTTCAATTTGAAGATGATATTGGCTTTGTTATGGATCACTTTTGTCGACGATTGCAAGTAGTATTTATTTGTGTTTCGTAGTAACAGGTGGACTTCTTTCGCATCCAATGCTTCTTTGATTGCATGGATTAATGAATCGGTAATCGTATCAAGTTCTAGTGACGAATTGATCAGTTCACTAAACTGTTTTAAAACGATTTGACGATCCACCGTTTTTCGATAGAATATGTGTTCAACCAATCGCAGTAATCCAATCCGAATCGGTTCCATTAGTAAGAATATTGGGACTAAAATCAAGACGACAGTCGATACGTCAGTAACCCCGAAATTAATCGTAATAATATCATATGCAAAAATCACAATGACAGCATAGACTGTAAACAAAATGATGTTATAAACCGACAGTGATAATCCGCGTTTGACAATCAAGTTAATTTCTAAGAACTTGTTACGGTAGATGGCATACGTAATCAATAAGGCATTAATGGTATTGAATAGAATATCAATTCCATACTTTCCAATTGTCTCATTGATGTTTAATGCCCCGCCTATAACGACCATGGCAAACCCAATTAAGACCAATCCAACTTTGCGCAAAGCAACCTCGCGCAAATACACTTTTTTAACTAAGATTGCAAATCCTAAACCAGAGTAAAATAACCCGATAACAGCAACAAAATAAGCTCCCCACGTAATTTTATAGACAAACTCATCGTTGATGTATTCCGCATAATAAATGATTTGATCGGTATAAGCTAAGACAATTTGAAAGACGATTAAAATATAACCAAGACGAATAATAAATCGTTTATCTGTATCTTCGGAAATTACGTAACTAAATCGTAATAACAATACCGGCACACTGACAAATCCAATTTGGAGGAGTTTATTCCAAAAAAGACTGTTCGGTGGGACATTGGTTTTCATGAGGAAGGATCCTAATGACCACACCATCATTGCGATTATATATAGCGAAAAAGCACGGGACATGCGCGTGCGATTCGATGTTAAGATTAGTACCAAAATAATACCATATAACACAAATGATATTAATGGTATGATATTGTATTGCGTAAGTACAATCATCTGACCCACCTCATATGATCTTCCTTATCCAAGTAGTGTGGACAATTCTTCCTTAGTTGGATTAATGTGTGAAATTGTCGTTCCTTGTTGTTCTTTATAACGATCAAATGCTCCAGTTTCAATTTGTTCGATTAATAAGGGATCGTATCCAAGCATCACATGGACATCGCGATAATCGGAATCTAGTCGCATAAGTTTTTCATTGATTTTTTCCTGCATAGTTTTTACATCTATTGTATTGTTCTCAATGTATAGTTTGATATAGGGTTGGTTTTCGCCATATTCCTTACAAGCGGTCCAGTGTTTCACGGGAAGCTCGGATAATTTAATGGCATCCCCCAGTATTTGCTTCGTGATTCGGGTAAAACCAGCGAGATCGATAATATTATTGACGCGATCAAGATATTTCACTTGCGGTAATCGAATACGATCCTCTGTATTCTCCAATCCAATGCAGCGTAACACATCACCGATGCGATAACGAACAAACGCACCACCACGTAATTTGGTAATAACCAACTCATAGACCTGTCCCTCTTGTATTTCGTTGAGTAAGACCGTTCGTGGCTGATATCCAACTTGTTCTTGTTCTTTTTTCATCTCATCCTCAGGAATAAACTCCAAAAAATTTACATCTGGGAAGAACGTTAACCCATTGCGACTCCATGTTTCCGTTGCAACCCCAGCACTCTCGGTACCACCGAAAATTTCAAGAGGGGTTGTCCCATACAAATATTCAATTTGACTCTTGTATGTATCGGAATCTGTACCACCACATACAATCCCTTTAAACTCAAATAAATCTTTTGGTAATAACGGTTGCTTCTTGATGTTTTTCTTCCACCATGCTCGGATTAATTTGATCGCTTGTTTCGGATTACTAGGCATGATGAATCCACCTTCATGACTTGTCCCGTTAGCAAACGATTCCCCCATTTTCACCAAGACACTCGAGACCCCATAAAACAGATCTGCACCCTTTTTAATCGCCAACTTAAAGCCAACGACATTCCGTTCCTTAAAACCGAGTTTTTCCGCTTGATTCGTATCGGGTAAATACTCAAAATCGACTTCATGTTTTAAAATGTATGGCGCATAACCTGTTAAATATGGTCGTGGTGCCATACCATACAAAAATTTATCATAATTTCGCAAGGTGAAATGTCCTCGACCTTTTGATGTGGACAAGATCAATGTTGCCATAAACATTTTTGTATTTTCCTCTACCATGCTTCGTGAATAGGGTGCTAATTTTATCGAATTCGACCCACCCTTCCAAGTTGTTTGAACCCAATGTAATGGTTCACTCGGAAGGTCTTCACTTCTCTTATTCAACAATGTGTCCGCATAATCATCATACGTCGTTAATGGGACATAATTGCGAAATTCTTGGACAGTTTTTATGCTGCGACGTCCAAGCAACTTCTTACCTAGCGTTGATTTTTTTAACAGATCGATTTGCTCTAATAAAAGCCTATTTTGAATTTCCATAAACTCATCGATCGATAAGTCCAAAAATCCTAAATAAGCTTTCCAGATCCGTTCGTAGTCTTGATCTCGAAGTAAATCACGCAGTGTTTTCATTCTTTCCTCCAAATCGTAGATGTCATAAATTTTCGTAAGCTTTGAATGTTGGGAATTACCATCGGTGTTGTTAATGTGTATCGATCATATTCTTGAAAAATCTTCCGTAAGACGATTCGTTCTTGAAACATGATGTATAAAGTGTTGACAAATGTCCACACAAACGCCGTAATCAAAAGTTCCGTGTTCATGAAGACTATACTGAGAAAGAAATACAGTAAGAATAACCAGATTACACCCGGATGCCGTACCAGGGAATACGTTCCGTCCGTAACGAGTTCATGATGCGCTACTTTCTTGTATGTTTTAATGCCAACTTCAATGAAAACGGAGTAAATCAGTAATCCAAAAAACACTACGGACAATCCAAACGCGACAATTCGCGCCCCACTTGATACCAAAAACGATGGTGCTAAGTATGCCATTTGAACGGTACTCCACACCATTAAAGAAATTCCAATCACGATGAACACATACTTCACAAAACTCCATTTTTTCATGGATGAAATGTCAAATAACAGAAAACTGACAAAACCAATCATACCGATAACCATGTAAACCATATACTCACCTCATTATACTTACGTAGTATTATAATAATATATATATATTATTTCGAAAGGTCATATATGACCCATTTGTGATACAATGGTAGTAGTTTAGCAGTTTAAATTGTTTAATTATCCCTAATTTAAGCCGTTAATAAGGTGTTCTAATTTTCTTATTTGAATGGTTGTAGTGTAAACGCTATCATGTTATAATGTAGTCGTGTTTTAAATACCACATCAAGGAGGATTCATATGCATCGCATCTTAGCCATAAACCCCGGTAGTACATCTACCAAAATTACGATCTATGAAGACGAACAATTACAATATAAAAACAGTATAAAACACCCTGCGGAAGAACTCCAAAAATTTCCGCATGTATACGACCAGTTTTCTTATCGCAAGCAAACCATACTCGATGCTATCGCCGATTCACCATACACCCTAGATCAAATGGATGCAATTGTCGGGCGAGGCGGTATGTTAAAGCCTATTGAAGGCGGTACTTATACGGTAAACAATGCGATGATCGAATACATGAAACAAGCTCCACGTGGAGAACATGCCAGTAATCTAGGTTGTGTAATCGCCAAAGATTTAGCAGCACAAATCAACGTTCCTGCCTACATCGTCGATCCAGTTGCGGTAGATGAAATGGACGATATCGCCCGTTATACTGGGATGCCTCAAATTAAACGACAAAGTTTATTCCACGCCCTCAATCAAAAAGCCGTTGCCTTAAAAGCTTCTGATGATCTGGGAATTCCCTATCAAAAAGCACGCTTAATTGTCGCCCATCTCGGTGGTGGAATCAGCGTTGGTGTTCATAAAAACGGTCGTGTCATTGATGTCAACAATGCCCTCGATGGCGACGGTCCGATGTCCCCTGAACGCAGTGGTAGTGTTCCGCTTGGTCCACTGTATAAAATGGCATTTTCTGGGGACTATACACTGGCTGAAATCAAACGGATGAATTACGGTAATGGTGGACTTTTAGCCTACCTTGGTACCAATGATGGTTTTACCATCAGTAAACGGATTGAAGCCGGGGATGAAGAGGCCAAATTCTTAGTCGAAGTCATGTGTTACCAAATCGCTAAAGAAATCGGAAGTTGTGCCACTGTATTAGAGGGTCAGATTGATGCAATCGTACTGACTGGAGGACTTGCGAAAGATCCCTTTATTGTCGAAGAAATTTCAAAACGAGTTCGGTTTCTAGGAACTATACTACTCTTCCCCGGTGAGGATGAAATGGAAGCACTAACGTATGGTGCCCTTCGTGTTCTACGAGGGTTGGAACTACCGAAAACTTATTTGTAGGAGGATATTGATATGATTCACACTATGCATGCTTTGGTTGAACAAGCTAAAACCAATACACCACCGACATTAGTTGTCGCGTGTGCGGCCGATGAACACGTACTTACGGCGGTCCATAAAGCAGCTGAATTATCGATTGTCACACCGATACTCATCGGTGACAAAGAAGCAATTCAGTCATTATTACAATCGATGGACATTACCAATCACTATGACATTATTGATGAAGGTGATGACAAGGCAGCCTGTGAAAAAGCGGTACGACTGGTCCATGATCATCCACATTATGTGCTAATGAAAGGACTCGTCGCAACGAGTACCATTCTTCGAGCTGCATTGGATAAAGAGTTCGGCCTCCGTACGCGTAATCGGATATCGCATGTATCCCTTATCGAAGTTCCAGATTATCCTAAACTTCTGATGATGAGTGATGGGGCTATGAATATTGCGCCGACCCTGGATGAGAAACGACAAATCATTGAAAACGCAGTCGGGATCGCACATGCAATTGGATTGGAACAACCTCATGTTGGTATCATCGGTGCAGTTGAAAAGGTCAATCCCCAAATGAACGCGACTTTGGACGCTGAAAAACTCGTTCAAATGAATCAAGAAGGAACCATCAAAAACTGTATTGTTGGCGGTCCATTTGCAATCGACAACGCCGTTAATAAAGAAGCTGCTCTTCACAAAGGAATCACTGATCCTATTGCTGGAGAGGTTGATATACTAATCATGCCTCGTATCGAAGCTGGAAATGTTTTTTACAAAACATTGATGTTTTTAGGAAAAGCTAAAAGTGCTAGTGTTATCGCTGGAGCAACACATCCTATTGTGTTGACCAGTCGTGCAGATTCTGCAGAAAGTAAATTGTATTCCATCGCCTTGGCAGCATTGGTGGTGACCCACTAATGGCTACAAAAAGCAATTTGTCAAAGGATGAAATCGGCAAATCAAACCCCCATTTGTTTCATCGAATTCGAACCACTATTGAGACCGCATTTTATCGCAACAATGTGGTCCGTATCACATCCCTAGTGCAGGCATATGAACTAGCGAAAAATGCACCAGGTACAATCATATCCGACTTACCTGTGCATCGGGCAAGCGAACTCGGTTTACCCGAAGACGCAAAGGTATTATTATTCAATGATGGAATCATAACCGGACGCCAAGCAAAGGTTCGTAAGTTAATAAACCTTCATAATATGGAAGATTATGCAAATCTACTGCGAAATGCTGTTTTCGAAAGCAATCACAAGCGTATGTACCATGCGACCACCTATGTTGGGTTGCATCCTGATTTTATGGTGAAAGCCCATTTGTTAATCCCTGAAGGATATGAAAACACACTCTATTCCTGGATGCTGAATTTTCAACATCAAACGTATGAATTTGATACGATGTACAAATCCTCTACCCTGATTAATGAAGGGGATGTATTCTTATACTCTGACCCCGACTTTTACCCACCTGGTTTTCAAGATGGATTGAGTTTATTTGATCACACTCATAACGTTGGGGCACTATTTGGTATGCGGTATTTTGGTGAACATAAAAAAGCGACGTTAACAATGAGTTGGTCAGTCGCTTCTCGATTTAATTATACAGCATGTCATGGTGGCCAAAAACGCTTTGTGTTACCCAATGATAAAACCTTTGTTGCTGGAGTCTTCGGACTAAGTGGTAGTGGAAAAAGCACCATCACCCATGCCTCTCATGGTGGAAAATATGACATCACGGTTCTTCACGATGATGCGTTCATCATTTCGAATGAAGACGGTTCGAGTATTTCCTTAGAACCAGCGTACTTCGACAAAGTTCAAGATTATCCTACGAACAGTCCGGATAACAAATTCCTATTAACAATGCAGAATGTCGGTGCAACTATTGATCAAAACAACCATGTTGTTCCGGTTACCGAAGACATACGTAATGGCAATGGACGAGCTCTTAAATCTCGATTTTGGACACCAAAACGTGTGTTTAAATTCGATTCAAAGGTGAACGCGATATTCTGGATTATGAAAGATGAAACCCTTCCTCCAATTTTACGAGTTAACTCCAGTGTTCTAGCGAGTACTTTAGGTGCAACTTTAGCAACAAAACGCTCTAGTGCCGAGCATGGTGCCGTGACCACCAAACTCGTTATTGAACCGTATGCAAATCCATTCCGTTTATACCCACTTCGTAACGATTATTTGAAGTTTAAGGACTTGTTTGAA
This genomic window contains:
- a CDS encoding diguanylate cyclase, with translation MIVLTQYNIIPLISFVLYGIILVLILTSNRTRMSRAFSLYIIAMMVWSLGSFLMKTNVPPNSLFWNKLLQIGFVSVPVLLLRFSYVISEDTDKRFIIRLGYILIVFQIVLAYTDQIIYYAEYINDEFVYKITWGAYFVAVIGLFYSGLGFAILVKKVYLREVALRKVGLVLIGFAMVVIGGALNINETIGKYGIDILFNTINALLITYAIYRNKFLEINLIVKRGLSLSVYNIILFTVYAVIVIFAYDIITINFGVTDVSTVVLILVPIFLLMEPIRIGLLRLVEHIFYRKTVDRQIVLKQFSELINSSLELDTITDSLIHAIKEALDAKEVHLLLRNTNKYYLQSSTKVIHNKANIIFKLNHPVIKWFLRESGILLKTHLDNHVLFKGMWDSEKALIKWLNTEIIAPIRYSDTLLGMIIISSRIDDTPYSVEETEFLETILNNAAAIIENAKTMEMMQLQSITDELTKFHNHRHFQEIANLWIRERRYTSFGLAIIDIDQFKIYNDLYGHASGDIALKRIAQIIKSVTTENELLVRFGGEEFVVLYPNLSPEEVFVQAERIRSTVEHEFLLSADIREFLTVTVGISNYDIDGDTLEELITKADHAVLQGKQSGRNKTITYNATDEPSEQNASVQDKIKDAFVSSIYALAATIDAKDHYTYGHSNNVAVLSEALARKAGVNEDKIDIVRNAGLLHDIGKVGIPESVLSKPGFLNDEEYEIMKGHVVQSINIIKHIPNLIDTVPVVISHHERYDGKGYPRGIKGENIPLLGRVICIADAFDAMTTDRPYRKGLSLEQAVFELKKNAGTQFDPGLVELFIELANDGDLNRLALENRPSFNG
- a CDS encoding GH3 auxin-responsive promoter family protein, coding for MKTLRDLLRDQDYERIWKAYLGFLDLSIDEFMEIQNRLLLEQIDLLKKSTLGKKLLGRRSIKTVQEFRNYVPLTTYDDYADTLLNKRSEDLPSEPLHWVQTTWKGGSNSIKLAPYSRSMVEENTKMFMATLILSTSKGRGHFTLRNYDKFLYGMAPRPYLTGYAPYILKHEVDFEYLPDTNQAEKLGFKERNVVGFKLAIKKGADLFYGVSSVLVKMGESFANGTSHEGGFIMPSNPKQAIKLIRAWWKKNIKKQPLLPKDLFEFKGIVCGGTDSDTYKSQIEYLYGTTPLEIFGGTESAGVATETWSRNGLTFFPDVNFLEFIPEDEMKKEQEQVGYQPRTVLLNEIQEGQVYELVITKLRGGAFVRYRIGDVLRCIGLENTEDRIRLPQVKYLDRVNNIIDLAGFTRITKQILGDAIKLSELPVKHWTACKEYGENQPYIKLYIENNTIDVKTMQEKINEKLMRLDSDYRDVHVMLGYDPLLIEQIETGAFDRYKEQQGTTISHINPTKEELSTLLG
- a CDS encoding methyltransferase family protein — translated: MVYMVIGMIGFVSFLLFDISSMKKWSFVKYVFIVIGISLMVWSTVQMAYLAPSFLVSSGARIVAFGLSVVFFGLLIYSVFIEVGIKTYKKVAHHELVTDGTYSLVRHPGVIWLFLLYFFLSIVFMNTELLITAFVWTFVNTLYIMFQERIVLRKIFQEYDRYTLTTPMVIPNIQSLRKFMTSTIWRKE
- the buk gene encoding butyrate kinase — protein: MHRILAINPGSTSTKITIYEDEQLQYKNSIKHPAEELQKFPHVYDQFSYRKQTILDAIADSPYTLDQMDAIVGRGGMLKPIEGGTYTVNNAMIEYMKQAPRGEHASNLGCVIAKDLAAQINVPAYIVDPVAVDEMDDIARYTGMPQIKRQSLFHALNQKAVALKASDDLGIPYQKARLIVAHLGGGISVGVHKNGRVIDVNNALDGDGPMSPERSGSVPLGPLYKMAFSGDYTLAEIKRMNYGNGGLLAYLGTNDGFTISKRIEAGDEEAKFLVEVMCYQIAKEIGSCATVLEGQIDAIVLTGGLAKDPFIVEEISKRVRFLGTILLFPGEDEMEALTYGALRVLRGLELPKTYL
- a CDS encoding bifunctional enoyl-CoA hydratase/phosphate acetyltransferase, with product MIHTMHALVEQAKTNTPPTLVVACAADEHVLTAVHKAAELSIVTPILIGDKEAIQSLLQSMDITNHYDIIDEGDDKAACEKAVRLVHDHPHYVLMKGLVATSTILRAALDKEFGLRTRNRISHVSLIEVPDYPKLLMMSDGAMNIAPTLDEKRQIIENAVGIAHAIGLEQPHVGIIGAVEKVNPQMNATLDAEKLVQMNQEGTIKNCIVGGPFAIDNAVNKEAALHKGITDPIAGEVDILIMPRIEAGNVFYKTLMFLGKAKSASVIAGATHPIVLTSRADSAESKLYSIALAALVVTH
- a CDS encoding phosphoenolpyruvate carboxykinase (ATP), with the translated sequence MATKSNLSKDEIGKSNPHLFHRIRTTIETAFYRNNVVRITSLVQAYELAKNAPGTIISDLPVHRASELGLPEDAKVLLFNDGIITGRQAKVRKLINLHNMEDYANLLRNAVFESNHKRMYHATTYVGLHPDFMVKAHLLIPEGYENTLYSWMLNFQHQTYEFDTMYKSSTLINEGDVFLYSDPDFYPPGFQDGLSLFDHTHNVGALFGMRYFGEHKKATLTMSWSVASRFNYTACHGGQKRFVLPNDKTFVAGVFGLSGSGKSTITHASHGGKYDITVLHDDAFIISNEDGSSISLEPAYFDKVQDYPTNSPDNKFLLTMQNVGATIDQNNHVVPVTEDIRNGNGRALKSRFWTPKRVFKFDSKVNAIFWIMKDETLPPILRVNSSVLASTLGATLATKRSSAEHGAVTTKLVIEPYANPFRLYPLRNDYLKFKDLFENHNVTCYVINTGFFLDSNITPSITLNLIEQIVEGTLEFAPFGGLEELSYTIIKGYNPDFTNNEYLNLFKERMQSRIHFIEHLYSHDILPSEAKKSLQNIIDKL